The following DNA comes from Rhodopseudomonas boonkerdii.
GTGAGCAGTACGACGCCTTCATCGATGCGCTGCTGGCGGGCGAAAAGACCGATTTCAAGGAATGGGAGCTGAACACGCCCTATTTCGACGGTTGCCTGCCCATCGAGGTGATGGCCGAGCGCGGCCGCGAGACGCTGCGCTATGGGCCGATGAAGCCGGTCGGCCTCACCAATCCGCGCGATCCGCTCGTGAAGCCCTACGCCATCGTCCAGCTGCGCCAGGACAACAAGCTGGGCACGCTCTACAATATCGTCGGTTTTCAGACGAAGCTGAAATACGGCCCGCAGCAAACTGCGCTGCGCATGATTCCCGGCCTGCAGAACGCCGAATTCGCCCGGCTCGGGGGCCTGCATCGCAACACCTTCCTCAATTCGCCAAAGCTGCTCGACGAACAGCTGCGCCTCAAAGCAGAGCCGCGCCTGCGCTTCGCCGGCCAGATGACCGGCTGCGAAGGCTATGTGGAATCCGCCAGCGTCGGCCTGATTGCCGGCCTCTGCGCCGCAGCCGAAGCCAAAGGCCAGTCATTGGCCATGCCGCCAGCAACCACGGCGCTCGGCTCGCTGCTCGGCCATATCACCGGCGGCCATATCGAGACCGTGGATGCAGGCCCGCGCTCGTTCCAGCCGATGAACATCAATTTCGGCCTGTTCCCGCCGCTCGCCTCACCGCCGACCAAGAAGCCGGATGGCTCGCGGCTGCGCGGCAACGAGAAAACCATCGCAAAGAAGCAGGCGATGAGCGCCCGCGCGTTGGCCGATCTCGACACCTGGATCGCGGCGAGCCTTCCCGCCGTCGCGGCAGCGGCATAACGCCAGCTCGGTTGGATCAGTCATGAGTTTGCCCGAACAGGACGCCGCCGCGCTGTCCAAACACTGGACCGAAGGCGTGCTTTTGAAACGCGACGTATTTTCCACCGTCGAGCGCGGCCGTTTCCGCACGCGTGATGGCGATGTCGATGCCGTGCTGCGCCGACTCGATCAGGTGCCGTGGTGGTCGTTCGTCCTTGCGCTGCATCTGTTCACCCGCGAGCGTCGCGCACTGACGCTGGCGCGCGACCTCAAGGTCGGGCCGGAGCTGCTCTGGGCCGGCAAGCGCACGCTGGTGCGTGGCTTCATCGACGGCGTCGCGCTGCATCTCGCAAAGCCATACAATGACGCACGTTATTTCCAGTCGGCCAAGCTGGCGCTGCGCAAAATGCATCGCATGGGCGTATGCCATAACGATCTCGCCAAGGAGCAGAACTGGCTCCGCGGCAGCGACGGGCTGGC
Coding sequences within:
- the trmFO gene encoding methylenetetrahydrofolate--tRNA-(uracil(54)-C(5))-methyltransferase (FADH(2)-oxidizing) TrmFO → MTTAPNSDDRVHVIGAGLAGSEAAWQVANAGIPVVLHEMRPVRMTDAHRTDGLAELVCSNSFRSDDALNNAVGLLHAEMRKLGSLIMRSADAHQVPAGGALAVDRDAFSDAVTKSLEDHPLITIDRTEVAGLPPAEWRNVIVATGPLTSAPLADAIRELTDENALAFFDAIAPIVHKDSIDMEIAWFQSRYDKVGPGGNGADYINCPMTREQYDAFIDALLAGEKTDFKEWELNTPYFDGCLPIEVMAERGRETLRYGPMKPVGLTNPRDPLVKPYAIVQLRQDNKLGTLYNIVGFQTKLKYGPQQTALRMIPGLQNAEFARLGGLHRNTFLNSPKLLDEQLRLKAEPRLRFAGQMTGCEGYVESASVGLIAGLCAAAEAKGQSLAMPPATTALGSLLGHITGGHIETVDAGPRSFQPMNINFGLFPPLASPPTKKPDGSRLRGNEKTIAKKQAMSARALADLDTWIAASLPAVAAAA